The following proteins are co-located in the Microvirga ossetica genome:
- the paaC gene encoding 1,2-phenylacetyl-CoA epoxidase subunit PaaC, which translates to MTGQNALFEYLLRLSDNALILGHRLSEWCGHSPALEEDLALSNVALDLIGQTQLWLNLAGEVEGKGRDADKLAYLRDARDFRNVLLVEQPNGDFAMTMARQFYFDAWHYLLLRDLSGSKDSRVAEIAAKGLKEVTYHLERSRDWVLRLGDGTEESHRRMQAAIDDLWMYTGELFESDEIDQAIAGEGLGPDLATLHEPWLGLVRATVEEATLILPQPGWAQQGGKRGIHSEHLGYILADLQFLQRAYPNATW; encoded by the coding sequence ATGACCGGGCAGAATGCGCTCTTCGAATATCTGCTGCGCCTCAGCGACAATGCCCTGATCCTGGGTCATCGCCTTTCGGAATGGTGCGGGCATTCGCCTGCGCTCGAAGAGGATCTGGCGCTCTCCAATGTCGCCCTCGATCTTATCGGCCAGACACAGCTCTGGCTGAACCTCGCGGGCGAGGTGGAAGGCAAAGGGCGGGATGCCGACAAGCTTGCCTATCTGCGCGACGCGCGCGATTTCCGCAATGTGCTTCTAGTCGAGCAGCCGAACGGCGATTTTGCCATGACCATGGCGCGCCAGTTCTATTTCGATGCCTGGCATTACCTGCTGCTGCGCGATCTCTCCGGCTCCAAGGATAGCCGTGTCGCGGAGATCGCGGCGAAGGGCCTCAAGGAAGTGACCTATCATCTGGAGCGGAGCCGCGACTGGGTGCTGCGCCTGGGCGACGGCACGGAGGAGAGCCATCGCCGGATGCAGGCCGCCATTGACGATCTCTGGATGTATACCGGCGAGCTGTTCGAATCCGATGAGATCGACCAGGCGATCGCTGGCGAAGGCTTGGGGCCGGATCTCGCGACGCTGCACGAGCCCTGGCTCGGCCTCGTGCGCGCGACGGTCGAGGAGGCGACGCTGATCCTGCCGCAGCCGGGATGGGCGCAGCAGGGCGGAAAGCGCGGCATCCATTCCGAGCATCTCGGCTACATCCTGGCCGATCTCCAGTTCCTGCAGCGGGCCTATCCCAACGCGACATGGTGA
- the paaA gene encoding 1,2-phenylacetyl-CoA epoxidase subunit PaaA, with protein MYAQMVKTGVDHIQSKEEMSPEERAFQDRVDADIKIEPKEWMPEAYRKTLIRQISQHAHSEIIGMQPEGNWITRAPTLERKAILLAKVQDEAGHGLYLYCAAETLGVTRDELLEQLNNGKAKYSSIFNYPTLTWADIGAIGWLVDGAAIMNQVPLQRCSYGPYSRAMIRICKEESFHQRQGYDAMTKLARGTPEQKQMAQDALNRWWWPSLMMFGPSDAESVHSAQSMRWKIKINSNDELRQKFVDQTVPQAEYLDLKVPDPDLKWNAERGHYDFGEVDWDEFYQVVAGNGPCNRQRLRTRVKAYEEGQWVRDAADAYAVKKAARTKAKAA; from the coding sequence GTGTACGCACAGATGGTGAAGACGGGCGTCGACCACATCCAATCCAAGGAGGAGATGTCTCCGGAGGAGCGCGCCTTCCAGGACCGCGTCGATGCCGACATCAAGATCGAGCCCAAGGAGTGGATGCCGGAGGCCTATCGCAAGACCCTGATCCGGCAGATCTCCCAGCACGCCCATTCCGAGATCATCGGCATGCAGCCGGAGGGCAATTGGATCACCCGCGCCCCGACCCTCGAGCGCAAGGCCATCCTGCTCGCCAAGGTGCAGGACGAGGCAGGCCACGGCCTCTATCTCTACTGCGCCGCCGAAACGCTGGGTGTGACCCGCGACGAACTGCTGGAGCAGCTCAACAACGGCAAGGCCAAGTATTCGAGCATCTTCAATTATCCGACGCTGACCTGGGCCGATATCGGGGCCATCGGCTGGCTCGTGGACGGCGCCGCGATCATGAACCAGGTGCCGCTGCAGCGCTGCTCCTACGGTCCCTATTCCCGCGCCATGATCCGCATCTGCAAGGAAGAAAGCTTCCACCAGCGGCAGGGCTATGACGCGATGACGAAGCTTGCCCGCGGCACGCCGGAGCAGAAGCAGATGGCGCAGGATGCGTTGAACCGCTGGTGGTGGCCATCGCTTATGATGTTCGGGCCGTCCGATGCGGAATCGGTCCACAGCGCCCAGTCGATGCGCTGGAAGATCAAGATCAACTCCAACGATGAGCTGCGTCAGAAATTCGTCGATCAGACGGTGCCGCAGGCCGAATATCTCGACCTCAAAGTTCCCGACCCCGATCTCAAGTGGAATGCCGAGCGCGGGCACTACGATTTCGGCGAGGTCGACTGGGACGAGTTCTATCAGGTAGTCGCCGGCAACGGCCCCTGTAACCGTCAGCGGCTGCGCACGCGGGTGAAGGCTTACGAAGAGGGCCAGTGGGTGCGCGACGCTGCGGATGCCTATGCGGTGAAGAAGGCGGCACGGACGAAAGCCAAGGCGGCGTGA
- the paaZ gene encoding phenylacetic acid degradation bifunctional protein PaaZ, with the protein MRLESFVRGSWMSPGHELAQIHSAVTGDVVAEVANGGLDMGEVLAYARQVGGPALRRLTFHQRGEMLKALAIYLSERKDQLYKLSYQTGTTRTDNFIDVDGGIGTLFVYASKGRRELPNTTFLLDGNVEPLSKGGSFVGQHVMTPLTGVAVHINAFNFPCWGMLEKLAPAILAGVPVVTKPATITSYVAHALVRMIAESRILPEGALQCIVGSTGDLFDHLTCQDVVSFTGSADTAQKLQRHPVIARESVRFIAERDSLNAAILAPDAGPGTPEFDLFIKEVAKEMTVKAGQKCTAIRRAIAPNEHVPAVISALGERLSKIKVGNPELESVRMGPVVGLGQRRDVLAQVAKLRSEADIVVGDPDNFAVEGADRERGAFIPPLVLHCPDPIRATNVHSVEAFGPVCTVMGYDGLDQAVALTNRGDGSLVASLYTYDPAAAADLVFGVGAFHGRLVLIDRDCAKEQTGHGSPMPHMVHGGPGRAGGGEELGGIRGVHHYMQRTALQGSPAMLSRVTQSWIKGAPTIEEGRHPFRYYFEDLAIGQTFISKERTITLEDIEHFAEFTGDTFYAHMSEEATKNHPFFPGRVAHGYLLLSFAAGLFVDPDLGPVLANYGLDSLRFIKPVQPGEAIKVRLTAKSKSPRNEQYGEVRWDVEITTDMDETVATYELLTMNAVRP; encoded by the coding sequence ATGAGACTTGAAAGCTTCGTTCGCGGAAGTTGGATGTCGCCCGGCCACGAGCTGGCCCAGATCCACAGTGCCGTCACCGGCGACGTGGTCGCCGAAGTGGCGAATGGCGGTCTCGATATGGGCGAGGTGCTGGCCTATGCCCGGCAGGTCGGCGGCCCCGCCTTGCGTCGGCTGACCTTCCATCAGCGCGGGGAGATGCTGAAAGCTCTTGCCATCTATCTATCGGAGCGCAAGGACCAGCTTTACAAGCTCTCCTACCAAACCGGCACCACCCGCACCGACAACTTCATCGACGTGGATGGCGGCATCGGCACGCTTTTCGTCTATGCGTCCAAGGGACGGCGCGAGCTGCCCAACACCACCTTCCTTCTGGATGGAAATGTCGAACCCCTTTCCAAGGGCGGCAGCTTCGTCGGCCAGCACGTGATGACGCCGCTGACCGGCGTCGCCGTGCACATCAACGCCTTCAACTTCCCCTGCTGGGGCATGCTCGAGAAGCTCGCGCCGGCGATCCTGGCCGGCGTGCCGGTGGTGACCAAGCCGGCGACGATCACATCCTATGTGGCGCATGCGCTCGTGCGCATGATCGCGGAATCCCGCATCCTCCCCGAAGGAGCGCTCCAGTGCATCGTCGGCTCGACGGGCGATCTCTTCGATCACCTGACCTGCCAGGATGTGGTGTCGTTCACGGGCTCGGCCGACACGGCGCAGAAGCTGCAGCGGCATCCTGTGATCGCGCGCGAATCGGTGCGCTTCATTGCAGAGCGCGACTCGCTCAACGCGGCGATCCTCGCCCCCGACGCGGGGCCCGGCACGCCGGAATTCGACCTCTTCATCAAGGAGGTCGCCAAGGAGATGACGGTGAAGGCCGGGCAGAAATGCACGGCGATCCGGCGCGCCATCGCGCCGAACGAACATGTGCCTGCCGTGATCTCGGCTCTCGGCGAGCGCCTTTCCAAGATCAAGGTTGGCAACCCGGAACTCGAGAGCGTCCGCATGGGACCGGTCGTCGGCCTCGGTCAGCGCCGCGACGTGCTCGCCCAGGTGGCGAAGCTGCGGAGCGAAGCGGACATCGTCGTCGGCGACCCCGACAACTTCGCGGTCGAAGGTGCCGACCGCGAGCGCGGCGCGTTCATTCCTCCATTGGTCCTACACTGCCCGGACCCGATCCGCGCCACCAACGTGCACAGCGTCGAGGCCTTCGGCCCGGTTTGCACGGTAATGGGTTATGACGGGCTTGATCAGGCCGTGGCTCTCACCAATCGCGGCGACGGCAGTCTCGTCGCCTCCCTCTACACCTACGATCCCGCCGCGGCGGCCGATCTCGTCTTCGGCGTCGGCGCCTTCCACGGACGCCTCGTGCTGATCGACCGCGACTGCGCCAAGGAGCAGACCGGCCACGGCTCGCCGATGCCGCACATGGTTCATGGCGGACCAGGACGCGCCGGCGGCGGCGAGGAGCTCGGCGGCATCCGCGGCGTGCATCATTACATGCAGCGCACTGCCCTGCAGGGCTCGCCGGCCATGCTGTCCCGCGTGACGCAAAGCTGGATCAAGGGCGCGCCCACCATCGAAGAGGGACGCCATCCCTTCCGCTACTACTTCGAGGACCTCGCCATCGGCCAGACCTTCATCTCGAAGGAGCGCACGATCACCCTCGAGGACATCGAGCATTTCGCGGAATTCACCGGCGATACCTTCTATGCACATATGAGCGAGGAGGCGACGAAGAACCATCCGTTCTTCCCCGGCCGCGTCGCCCATGGCTATCTGCTTCTGTCCTTCGCAGCCGGCCTTTTCGTCGATCCGGATCTCGGACCGGTGCTTGCCAATTACGGTCTCGATTCCTTACGATTCATCAAGCCCGTGCAGCCGGGAGAGGCCATCAAGGTCCGGCTGACGGCGAAATCGAAATCGCCGCGCAATGAGCAATACGGCGAGGTGCGCTGGGACGTGGAGATCACGACGGACATGGACGAGACGGTTGCAACCTACGAGCTCCTCACGATGAACGCGGTGCGTCCATGA
- the paaI gene encoding hydroxyphenylacetyl-CoA thioesterase PaaI, with protein MDTRPTPSRTDPLEIAQACAETMWAEDRASQGLGMAVERISPGEAILTMTIRAEMTNGHGICHGGFIFTLADSAFAFACNTYDQRTVAQHCAVTFLQPGRRGDTLKAHAVERNRSGRSGIYDVTVRNGKGEIVAEFRGHSRTISGTLLTPKNDNSGQ; from the coding sequence ATGGATACGCGGCCAACCCCTTCCAGAACCGACCCGCTCGAAATCGCCCAGGCCTGTGCCGAGACCATGTGGGCCGAGGATCGGGCGAGCCAGGGCCTCGGCATGGCGGTCGAGCGCATCTCTCCCGGCGAGGCGATCCTCACCATGACCATCCGCGCGGAGATGACGAACGGCCACGGCATCTGCCATGGCGGTTTCATCTTCACGCTCGCCGACTCGGCCTTCGCGTTCGCCTGCAACACCTACGATCAGCGCACGGTCGCCCAGCATTGCGCCGTGACGTTCCTGCAGCCCGGGCGGCGCGGCGACACGCTCAAGGCCCACGCCGTAGAGCGCAACCGCTCCGGCCGTTCGGGCATCTACGATGTGACCGTCCGCAATGGGAAAGGTGAAATCGTCGCCGAATTCCGCGGTCACTCGCGCACCATTTCCGGCACGCTTCTTACGCCAAAGAACGATAACAGCGGCCAATAA
- the paaE gene encoding 1,2-phenylacetyl-CoA epoxidase subunit PaaE, whose translation MTRFYPVTVADVRRETRDAIVLTLDVPQEHRDAFHFSPGQYLTLRTQIDGDEVRRSYSICAAPTDGTLRVGIKKIAGGAFSNWASEQLSPGQIIEAMPPMGNFFVPLDQARKRHFVGFAAGSGITPLLSIVKTTLVAEPQSSFTLFYGNRASSSIMFREELEDLKNEHLDRFSLIHILSREQQDIDLFNGRLSKEKCDQLLDHWIDASSIDTAFICGPQDMMLGVAQSLEEHGLDKRQIKFELFATSTPGRRQRRPEKAAAEDRKNLCEATIVIDGRARTLSFEKGTASVLDAAMHEGMELPYACKGGVCSTCRAMLVEGEVDMDANFALEDYEIARGYILTCQSYPVSDKILVDFDK comes from the coding sequence ATGACCAGGTTCTACCCCGTCACCGTCGCCGATGTGAGGCGCGAGACCCGAGACGCCATCGTCCTCACCCTCGATGTGCCGCAGGAGCACAGGGACGCGTTCCATTTCTCGCCGGGGCAGTATCTGACACTGCGCACTCAGATCGACGGCGATGAGGTCCGGCGCTCATATTCCATCTGCGCCGCGCCGACGGACGGTACGCTGCGGGTCGGCATCAAGAAGATCGCCGGCGGTGCGTTCTCGAACTGGGCGAGCGAGCAATTGTCTCCGGGGCAGATCATCGAAGCCATGCCGCCCATGGGCAATTTCTTCGTGCCGCTCGATCAGGCCCGCAAGCGACATTTCGTGGGCTTTGCCGCCGGCAGCGGGATCACGCCGCTGCTCAGCATCGTCAAGACGACGCTCGTCGCCGAGCCGCAATCCTCCTTCACCCTGTTCTACGGCAACCGCGCCTCAAGCTCGATCATGTTCCGCGAGGAGCTTGAGGATCTCAAGAACGAGCATCTCGACCGCTTCAGTCTCATTCATATCCTCAGCCGCGAGCAGCAGGACATAGACCTCTTCAACGGGCGCCTGTCCAAGGAGAAATGCGACCAGCTTCTCGACCATTGGATCGACGCCTCGTCCATCGACACGGCTTTCATCTGCGGGCCGCAGGACATGATGCTGGGTGTTGCCCAGAGCCTGGAGGAGCATGGTCTCGACAAGCGGCAGATCAAGTTCGAGCTGTTTGCCACCTCGACTCCGGGGCGCCGCCAGCGCAGGCCCGAGAAGGCGGCGGCCGAGGACCGCAAGAACCTGTGCGAAGCCACGATCGTCATCGACGGGCGTGCGCGCACCCTGTCCTTCGAGAAAGGCACGGCTTCGGTGCTTGATGCCGCCATGCACGAGGGGATGGAGCTCCCCTATGCCTGCAAGGGCGGGGTCTGCTCCACCTGCCGGGCGATGCTCGTCGAGGGCGAGGTCGACATGGATGCGAATTTCGCGCTCGAGGATTACGAGATCGCCCGCGGCTATATCCTGACCTGCCAGAGCTATCCGGTGAGCGACAAGATCCTGGTCGATTTCGACAAGTGA
- the paaD gene encoding 1,2-phenylacetyl-CoA epoxidase subunit PaaD, giving the protein MTDSLTRPDLDEIRIWLGDVPDPEVPAVSVMDLGIVRDVRWIGEELVVAITPTYSGCPATSVIGLDIEMALRAKGIENLRIERRLSPPWTTDWITQEGRQRLQAYGIAPPAENADKPSPFDRFLRKPLTIACPRCSSEDTARISEFGSTPCKAQYQCRACLEPFDYFKCI; this is encoded by the coding sequence ATGACGGACAGCCTGACACGGCCGGATCTGGATGAGATCAGAATCTGGCTCGGAGACGTTCCCGATCCGGAGGTGCCGGCAGTCTCGGTGATGGATCTCGGCATTGTCCGCGATGTGCGCTGGATCGGCGAAGAACTCGTGGTCGCGATCACGCCGACCTATTCCGGTTGCCCTGCGACCAGCGTAATCGGGCTCGATATCGAGATGGCCTTGCGGGCGAAGGGGATCGAGAACCTGCGCATCGAGCGCCGCCTTTCGCCGCCCTGGACGACGGATTGGATCACCCAGGAAGGGCGGCAGCGGCTCCAGGCCTATGGCATCGCACCGCCGGCCGAGAATGCGGACAAGCCTTCGCCTTTCGACCGCTTCCTGCGCAAGCCTCTGACGATCGCCTGTCCGCGCTGCAGTTCCGAAGACACGGCCCGGATCAGTGAATTCGGCTCGACCCCATGCAAGGCACAATACCAGTGCCGCGCGTGCCTAGAACCGTTTGACTATTTCAAGTGCATTTGA
- a CDS encoding Phenylacetic acid catabolic protein, producing the protein MVDEEGLVSFVTGGGRLSAPDNVTPRYRGELMRLMAIFVDSEMAGASGFADCINLAPGLKERITATRIVFDKFNHARQVLDLMEQFGANTAQYVGAHPWAARLDRSVNLGTRRMDGDMRLNVFHYPINGWVDSVVMNCLMGQATVVQLEELTRGSYQPLADALSDILPVEKRHAELGEHGLRAALDGGHDPTDAQASVNYWYSRVADSFGSTSSDHFAQHRKYSLRQKGREELIAQWQNLVHPILSGFGLNAPGHASMEIDGQVSLQ; encoded by the coding sequence ATGGTCGATGAAGAAGGCCTCGTCAGCTTCGTAACCGGCGGTGGCCGGTTGAGCGCGCCCGACAACGTCACGCCCCGTTACCGCGGCGAGCTCATGCGCCTGATGGCGATCTTCGTCGATTCGGAAATGGCGGGCGCCTCCGGCTTCGCCGACTGCATCAATCTCGCTCCCGGCCTGAAGGAGCGCATCACGGCGACGCGCATCGTCTTCGACAAGTTCAACCATGCGCGGCAGGTTCTGGACCTGATGGAGCAGTTCGGCGCTAACACCGCCCAGTATGTCGGCGCCCATCCCTGGGCGGCGCGCCTCGACCGCAGCGTCAACCTCGGCACGCGGCGCATGGACGGTGACATGCGCCTCAACGTGTTTCACTACCCGATTAACGGCTGGGTCGATTCCGTGGTCATGAACTGCCTGATGGGGCAGGCGACGGTGGTGCAGCTCGAAGAGCTGACCCGCGGCTCCTACCAGCCGCTCGCTGACGCATTGTCGGACATCCTGCCTGTCGAGAAACGCCACGCGGAGCTCGGGGAGCATGGGCTCAGGGCAGCCCTCGACGGGGGGCACGATCCGACCGACGCCCAAGCCTCGGTGAACTACTGGTATTCGCGTGTCGCCGACAGCTTCGGCAGCACGAGTTCGGACCATTTCGCGCAGCATCGAAAATACAGTCTGCGTCAGAAGGGCCGGGAAGAGCTCATTGCGCAATGGCAGAACCTCGTTCATCCGATCCTGTCCGGATTTGGCCTGAACGCTCCAGGGCATGCATCGATGGAGATCGACGGCCAGGTCTCGCTGCAGTGA
- a CDS encoding PaaX family transcriptional regulator C-terminal domain-containing protein — MAAFVETLLDAFHERTPIRAGSLIVTVFGDAVVPRGGVLSLSSLHDIMRAFRISDTLVRTALSRLVSDGWFERWKVGRNSYYRLTGRGQEAFARATLRIYAEPPQDWQGSFDLLLLDNGQDRAGLRTELSGAGYGALGPDLLIAPAAVAEDGAFLRLAGMPADLPTARRLAERAWPLAEIESRYRRFLEAYSETLAALERGAPFTTLDALLVRILLIHDYRRAVLKDPLLPAQLLPKPWAGGAARDLCGAIYKTLLPAAEGWLDAHAESDRGPLPGADRDFGQRFAAIRPLAPRKAV; from the coding sequence ATGGCCGCGTTTGTCGAAACTCTCCTGGACGCATTCCACGAGCGGACACCAATCCGGGCGGGCTCCCTGATCGTCACGGTGTTCGGCGACGCCGTGGTGCCGAGGGGAGGAGTGCTGTCCTTAAGCTCCCTGCACGACATCATGCGGGCCTTCCGCATTAGCGACACCCTCGTAAGGACGGCTCTGTCCCGTCTCGTGAGCGACGGCTGGTTCGAGCGCTGGAAGGTCGGGCGCAACAGCTATTACCGGCTCACCGGCCGGGGGCAGGAGGCTTTCGCCCGAGCGACCCTGCGGATCTATGCCGAACCTCCTCAGGATTGGCAGGGCTCCTTCGATCTCCTCCTGCTCGACAACGGTCAGGACAGGGCAGGCCTCCGTACGGAGCTGTCGGGGGCCGGCTACGGCGCTCTCGGCCCGGACCTTCTGATCGCGCCGGCGGCCGTTGCCGAGGATGGCGCTTTCCTGCGTCTTGCCGGAATGCCCGCCGATCTACCGACCGCCCGGCGCCTCGCCGAGCGTGCCTGGCCGCTTGCGGAGATCGAGAGCCGTTACAGGCGCTTCCTCGAGGCCTATTCGGAGACGCTCGCGGCGCTCGAACGAGGCGCCCCGTTCACGACTCTCGACGCGCTGCTCGTTCGAATCCTCCTGATCCACGATTATCGCCGGGCGGTTCTGAAGGATCCGCTGCTCCCTGCCCAGCTTCTGCCAAAGCCCTGGGCGGGAGGTGCCGCGCGGGACCTGTGCGGCGCGATCTACAAGACACTGCTGCCGGCTGCGGAGGGATGGCTCGATGCCCATGCCGAGAGCGATCGGGGGCCGCTGCCGGGGGCCGATCGGGACTTCGGGCAAAGATTCGCAGCGATCCGGCCTCTCGCCCCGCGCAAGGCTGTCTGA
- a CDS encoding TetR/AcrR family transcriptional regulator produces MARTRATDYDDKRRAILDRSAELFAEHGYDRASMSKIAEACGVSKANLYHYYKDKEELLFDVIRFHLEELLEVVEAADRPDLAPEARLKELVNALLEAYRDADAQHSVQINGLRLLPSDRQAELKAMERDLVKIFSDAVAGVAPQIRNTKLLKPVTMSLFGMINWHYLWFKSTGEVTRADYAELVSQLIVDGTRNLHAEPVASSRHVSAAE; encoded by the coding sequence ATGGCACGCACTCGCGCCACCGATTACGACGACAAGCGCCGGGCGATCCTCGATCGCTCGGCCGAACTCTTTGCCGAGCACGGTTACGACCGTGCCTCGATGAGCAAGATCGCTGAAGCCTGCGGCGTCTCGAAGGCCAATCTTTACCACTACTACAAGGACAAGGAAGAGCTGCTCTTCGACGTCATCCGGTTCCACCTCGAGGAATTGCTCGAAGTGGTTGAGGCGGCCGACAGACCCGACCTCGCCCCGGAGGCTCGCCTCAAGGAGCTCGTCAACGCCCTTCTCGAAGCCTACCGCGACGCGGACGCCCAGCACAGCGTGCAGATCAACGGGCTTCGCCTCTTGCCGAGCGACCGGCAGGCCGAATTGAAGGCGATGGAACGCGATCTGGTGAAGATCTTTTCCGATGCGGTCGCGGGAGTGGCGCCGCAGATCAGGAACACCAAGCTGCTCAAGCCAGTGACCATGTCGCTCTTCGGCATGATCAACTGGCATTATCTCTGGTTCAAGAGCACCGGCGAGGTGACGCGTGCCGATTATGCCGAGCTTGTCTCGCAGCTGATCGTCGACGGCACCCGCAATCTCCATGCGGAGCCAGTCGCCTCATCGCGGCATGTGAGCGCTGCCGAATAG
- the paaK gene encoding phenylacetate--CoA ligase PaaK — protein MLQIPLRKLSELKPQAAQLDSIELASRDELTNLQRERLAWTLRHAYENVPHYKAKFDAAGVHPDDFKDLKDLSKFPFTTKADLRDNYPFGMFAVPQNQISRVHGSSGTTGKPTVVGYTKRDIDIWADVVARSIRASGARPGMKVHVAYGYGLFTGGLGAHYGAERLGCMVIPMSGGMTERQVQLIQDFQPDIIMVTPSYMLAILDEFRKQGLDPRKSSLKVGIFGAEPWTNAMRGEIEEAFDIHAVDIYGLSEVMGPGVACECVETKDGLHIWEDHFYPEVIDPLTGAVLPDGEEGELVFTSLTKEAMPVIRYRTRDLTRLLPGTARTMRRMEKVTGRTDDMMIIRGVNVFPSQIEEKLLAIPALSGHYQIVLSREGRMDQVEIKAEIRPESDYPETRKAAAERLGQAIKDTIGITARVNVLDPEGIERSLGKARRVIDRRPKE, from the coding sequence GTGCTTCAGATCCCACTCCGCAAGCTTTCCGAACTCAAGCCTCAAGCGGCCCAGCTTGACAGCATCGAGCTGGCGTCGCGAGACGAGCTCACCAATCTGCAGCGCGAGCGCCTCGCCTGGACCCTGCGCCACGCCTACGAGAACGTGCCACACTACAAGGCGAAGTTCGACGCAGCGGGCGTTCACCCGGACGACTTCAAGGACCTGAAGGACCTCTCCAAGTTCCCGTTCACCACCAAGGCCGATCTGCGCGACAACTACCCCTTCGGCATGTTCGCCGTACCGCAGAACCAGATCTCTCGGGTGCACGGGTCGTCGGGCACCACCGGTAAACCGACCGTCGTCGGCTACACGAAGCGCGACATCGACATCTGGGCCGACGTGGTGGCCCGCTCGATCCGGGCCAGCGGCGCACGTCCGGGCATGAAGGTGCACGTGGCCTATGGCTATGGCCTCTTCACCGGCGGATTGGGCGCGCATTACGGCGCAGAGCGCCTCGGCTGCATGGTCATTCCCATGTCGGGCGGCATGACCGAGCGGCAGGTGCAGCTGATACAGGATTTTCAGCCGGATATCATCATGGTCACGCCGTCCTACATGCTGGCGATCCTCGACGAGTTCCGCAAGCAGGGCCTCGATCCGCGAAAGTCGTCGCTGAAGGTCGGCATCTTCGGTGCCGAGCCCTGGACGAACGCCATGCGCGGGGAGATCGAGGAGGCCTTCGACATTCACGCGGTCGACATCTACGGCCTCTCCGAGGTGATGGGGCCGGGCGTCGCCTGCGAGTGCGTCGAAACCAAGGACGGGCTCCACATCTGGGAAGACCATTTTTACCCTGAGGTGATCGATCCGCTGACCGGCGCCGTCCTGCCTGACGGCGAGGAAGGCGAGCTTGTCTTCACTTCGCTGACCAAGGAAGCGATGCCGGTCATACGCTACCGCACCCGCGACCTGACGCGTCTCCTGCCCGGCACCGCGCGGACCATGCGCCGCATGGAGAAGGTGACAGGCCGCACCGACGACATGATGATCATCCGCGGTGTGAACGTTTTCCCCAGCCAGATCGAGGAGAAGCTTCTGGCGATCCCGGCCCTCTCCGGACATTACCAGATCGTGCTGAGCCGCGAGGGGCGTATGGATCAGGTGGAAATCAAGGCTGAGATCCGGCCCGAATCCGATTACCCGGAGACCCGCAAGGCGGCTGCCGAGCGGCTCGGGCAGGCGATCAAGGATACCATTGGCATCACGGCTCGGGTAAATGTGCTCGACCCTGAAGGAATCGAACGCTCGCTCGGCAAGGCAAGACGGGTAATCGACCGCAGACCGAAAGAATAG
- the paaB gene encoding 1,2-phenylacetyl-CoA epoxidase subunit PaaB, translated as MIDKKEWPLWEVFIRSQHGLSHRHVGSLHAPDAEMAIMNARDVYTRRNEGVSIWVVRASDIAASSPSEKGPLFDPANSKVYRHPTFYDIPEELGHM; from the coding sequence ATGATCGACAAGAAGGAATGGCCTCTCTGGGAGGTCTTCATCCGCAGCCAGCACGGCCTGTCTCACCGGCATGTCGGCAGCCTGCACGCGCCGGATGCGGAGATGGCGATCATGAATGCGCGCGACGTCTATACGCGCCGCAACGAGGGCGTAAGTATCTGGGTCGTGAGAGCGTCCGATATTGCAGCAAGCTCGCCGAGCGAGAAGGGGCCGCTCTTCGATCCCGCCAATAGCAAAGTCTATCGCCACCCGACCTTCTATGACATTCCCGAAGAGCTGGGGCATATGTGA